The following are encoded in a window of Mycobacterium vicinigordonae genomic DNA:
- the hrpA gene encoding ATP-dependent RNA helicase HrpA, producing MPETPLAELRHRLDELTIRDAARLRRRLRNVRGDSPEKLRQLHGQVAAAESLVAARRAAVPEVNYPDLPVSQRRQEIADAVAAHQVVIVAGETGSGKTTQLPKICLDMGRGVRGIIGHTQPRRLAARTVAMRVADELHSPLGDVVGYTVRFTDQVSDRTLVKLMTDGILLAEIQRDRRLLRYDTLILDEAHERSLNIDFLLGYLRELLPRRPDLKLIVTSATIEPQRFATHFGGAPIVEVSGRTYPVEIRYRPLEVPIAASPQAEAGDPDDPDHEIVRTESRDEIEAIVDAIGELAAEPAGDVLVFLSGEREIRDTAEALSNLKSAEVLPLYARLPTAEQQKVFTPHTGRRVVLATNVAETSLTVPGIRYVVDPGNARISRYSRKLKVQRLPIEPISQASAAQRAGRCGRVAPGVCIRLYAEDDFNGRPRYTEPEILRTNLAAVLLQMAALQLGDIENFPFLDPPDRRSVRDGVQLLQELGAFDRQGAITDVGRRLARLPVDPRLGRMILQAGAEGCVREVLVLAAALTIPDPRERPVDREEAARQQHARFADEHSDFTAYLNLWNYLREQRKELSSSAFRRMCRNEFLHYLRIREWQDLVGQLRGIARDLGIRESDESAGQAEIHAALLAGLLSHIGLRREDSREYLGARNARFVLAPGSALGKRPPRWVMVAELVETSRLYGRTAARIQPELVERIAGDLVQRTYSEPHWDAKRGEVLAYERVSLYGLPLIARRRVGYGGIEPAVARELFVRHALVEGDWQTRHQFFADNARLRAALKELEERARRRDLLVGDDDIYALYDTRIPADIVSARHFDGWWKKQRRRTPDLLTFTREDLLHTGNAGADDRPDTWRSGDAALPLTYRFEPGAADDGVTVHVPIDVLARLGGDEFAWQVPALREELITALIRSLPKELRRNFVPAPDTARAVLAGIDPSGEPLLDAVQRELRRRTGILVPLDAFDVHRLPPHLRVTFAVESADGSEVARGKNLQALQEKLAAPARVAVAEAVAGALERTGLRNWPDDLTELPRVVERVMEERSVRGFPAFVDAGEAVDVRVYATQFEQGSTMRPGLRRLLRLSIPSPVKTVERQLDPRTRLALGSNPNGSVAALLEDCADAATDVLATQPVWTRDEFAKLRARVTQALVVTTVDIVGRLEEVLAGAREVQLRLPAEPPAAQADAIADIRAQLDRLLPPGFVTATGGEQLGNLTRYLMAISRRLDRLPHATQPDRDRMQRVHAVQEAYDRLVQALPPARAAAADVRDIARQIEELRVSLWAQQLGTPRSVSEQRILRTIDAVQGQI from the coding sequence GTGCCTGAAACGCCGCTCGCCGAGTTGCGCCACCGCCTCGATGAGCTGACCATCCGAGATGCTGCCCGGCTGCGCCGTCGGTTGCGCAACGTGCGCGGCGACTCCCCCGAGAAGCTGCGGCAGCTACACGGCCAGGTCGCCGCCGCGGAGTCGTTGGTCGCGGCACGGCGGGCTGCCGTCCCCGAGGTCAACTATCCCGACCTGCCGGTCAGCCAGCGCCGGCAGGAGATCGCCGACGCGGTCGCGGCTCACCAGGTGGTGATCGTTGCGGGCGAGACCGGCTCGGGCAAGACGACACAGCTGCCCAAGATCTGTCTGGACATGGGGCGGGGTGTCCGAGGCATCATCGGGCACACTCAGCCCCGGCGGCTGGCGGCCCGCACGGTGGCGATGCGTGTCGCCGATGAACTGCACAGTCCGCTGGGCGATGTGGTGGGCTACACGGTCCGGTTCACCGACCAGGTCAGCGACCGCACACTTGTCAAGCTAATGACGGACGGCATCTTGTTGGCCGAGATCCAGCGTGATCGACGTCTGCTGCGCTACGACACGCTGATCTTGGACGAGGCCCACGAACGCAGCCTGAACATCGACTTTCTGCTGGGCTACCTGCGCGAGCTGCTGCCGCGCAGGCCCGATCTAAAGCTGATCGTCACGTCGGCGACCATCGAGCCTCAACGGTTCGCCACACACTTCGGTGGAGCGCCAATCGTCGAGGTTTCCGGGCGGACGTATCCGGTGGAGATTCGGTACCGGCCGTTGGAAGTTCCAATCGCCGCGAGCCCACAGGCGGAGGCGGGCGACCCGGACGACCCCGATCATGAGATCGTGCGCACTGAGAGCCGCGACGAGATCGAGGCGATCGTCGACGCGATCGGCGAACTAGCAGCCGAACCGGCCGGCGACGTTTTGGTGTTCTTGTCCGGTGAACGCGAAATCCGGGACACCGCGGAAGCGTTGAGCAATCTGAAAAGCGCTGAAGTGCTGCCGCTCTACGCTCGGCTGCCGACCGCGGAGCAACAGAAGGTGTTCACTCCCCACACGGGGCGACGCGTGGTGCTGGCGACCAACGTCGCCGAAACCTCGCTGACGGTGCCCGGGATCCGCTACGTCGTCGATCCGGGCAACGCCCGCATCTCGCGGTATAGCCGCAAACTCAAAGTGCAGCGGTTACCGATCGAACCCATCTCTCAGGCGTCCGCGGCGCAGCGGGCCGGCCGGTGCGGCCGGGTCGCGCCAGGAGTGTGTATCCGGCTCTACGCCGAAGACGATTTCAATGGCCGCCCCCGTTACACCGAACCGGAGATCCTGCGCACCAACCTCGCCGCGGTGCTGCTGCAGATGGCGGCGCTGCAACTGGGCGACATCGAGAACTTCCCTTTCTTGGACCCGCCGGACCGACGCAGCGTCCGCGACGGCGTGCAACTGTTGCAGGAACTCGGCGCGTTCGACCGGCAGGGCGCGATCACCGATGTGGGACGCCGGCTAGCGCGGTTGCCCGTGGATCCGCGGTTGGGCCGGATGATCTTGCAGGCCGGGGCCGAGGGTTGCGTGCGGGAGGTGCTGGTGCTGGCCGCGGCGCTCACAATCCCCGATCCGCGGGAGCGGCCGGTCGACCGAGAGGAGGCGGCCCGCCAGCAGCACGCTCGGTTCGCCGACGAGCATTCGGATTTCACGGCTTACCTCAACCTCTGGAACTATTTACGCGAGCAACGTAAAGAGTTGTCCAGCAGCGCTTTTCGGCGGATGTGCCGCAACGAGTTTCTACATTACCTGCGTATCCGGGAGTGGCAGGACCTCGTCGGGCAGCTGCGCGGGATCGCCCGCGATCTCGGTATTCGCGAATCCGACGAATCGGCCGGTCAGGCCGAGATCCATGCGGCGCTGCTGGCTGGTCTGCTGTCTCACATTGGCCTGCGCCGCGAGGATTCGCGGGAGTATCTGGGTGCGCGTAATGCGCGGTTCGTCCTCGCGCCAGGCTCCGCCCTTGGTAAGAGGCCCCCACGCTGGGTGATGGTGGCAGAGCTGGTCGAGACCAGCCGTCTGTACGGGCGCACCGCGGCTCGCATTCAGCCGGAGTTAGTCGAGCGAATCGCGGGTGATCTGGTTCAGCGCACCTACAGTGAGCCGCACTGGGATGCCAAGCGCGGCGAGGTACTGGCCTATGAGCGGGTGTCGCTGTACGGGTTGCCGCTGATCGCACGGCGCCGCGTCGGGTACGGAGGCATCGAGCCGGCGGTGGCGCGCGAATTGTTCGTCCGCCACGCGCTGGTGGAGGGGGACTGGCAGACCCGCCACCAGTTCTTCGCCGACAATGCCCGGTTGCGGGCCGCGCTTAAGGAGCTCGAGGAGCGGGCGCGCCGCCGCGACTTGCTGGTCGGCGACGACGATATCTACGCGCTCTACGACACCCGGATCCCCGCCGACATCGTCTCGGCGCGGCACTTCGACGGATGGTGGAAGAAGCAGCGGCGCCGGACTCCGGATCTGCTGACGTTCACCCGTGAGGATTTGCTGCACACCGGCAATGCTGGCGCTGACGACCGCCCGGACACCTGGCGCAGCGGCGATGCCGCGCTGCCCCTGACGTACCGGTTCGAGCCCGGCGCCGCCGACGACGGTGTCACTGTGCACGTGCCGATCGACGTGCTGGCCCGGTTGGGTGGCGACGAGTTTGCCTGGCAGGTTCCGGCGCTGCGCGAGGAACTCATCACCGCCCTGATCCGATCGCTGCCAAAAGAGTTGCGGCGCAACTTCGTTCCCGCACCCGATACCGCCCGCGCGGTGCTGGCCGGAATCGACCCCTCCGGTGAGCCGCTGCTGGATGCGGTGCAGCGCGAATTGCGCCGCCGCACCGGGATTCTGGTTCCTCTCGACGCTTTCGACGTGCACAGGTTGCCGCCCCATCTTCGGGTCACGTTCGCCGTAGAATCCGCCGACGGCAGCGAGGTCGCCCGCGGCAAGAACCTGCAAGCGCTGCAGGAGAAACTCGCGGCGCCGGCGCGCGTAGCGGTCGCCGAGGCGGTCGCCGGCGCCTTGGAACGGACCGGATTGCGGAATTGGCCCGACGACTTGACGGAGTTACCTCGTGTCGTCGAGCGCGTTATGGAGGAGCGCTCAGTGCGAGGGTTCCCCGCCTTCGTCGATGCAGGTGAGGCGGTGGACGTGCGCGTTTACGCAACCCAGTTCGAGCAGGGCAGCACCATGCGGCCCGGTCTGCGGCGGTTGCTGCGACTGAGCATTCCTTCACCGGTGAAAACCGTTGAACGACAACTAGATCCGCGAACCCGACTGGCGCTGGGAAGTAACCCCAACGGCTCGGTAGCCGCGCTGCTTGAAGACTGCGCAGACGCGGCCACGGATGTGCTGGCCACTCAGCCGGTGTGGACGCGTGACGAATTCGCGAAGTTGCGCGCTCGCGTCACGCAGGCTCTGGTGGTCACCACCGTCGACATCGTGGGCCGCCTGGAGGAGGTGCTGGCCGGCGCGCGAGAGGTGCAACTGCGACTGCCCGCCGAACCGCCGGCTGCGCAAGCCGACGCGATCGCCGAT